Proteins encoded by one window of Rutidosis leptorrhynchoides isolate AG116_Rl617_1_P2 chromosome 7, CSIRO_AGI_Rlap_v1, whole genome shotgun sequence:
- the LOC139857360 gene encoding rhamnogalacturonan I rhamnosyltransferase 1-like — translation MCFRLVENCEEQVIVNKMGGWVTFTGGGEGNKGYKSSLMVSSQAKMILWMTRGMTSLLIWICVVQLLTVGEVWGPKLLKTWPSCYTPPKTNIKSSFIESKVTLPPKRAYKNNGYLMVSCNGGLNQMRGAICDMVAVARYLNVTLIVPELDKSSFWADPSDFEDIFDVDHFIKSLRNEVRILKELPPRVKRRVELGNFHSLAPISWSDISYYHNQILPLIRRYKVVHLNRTDARLANNGLPLEIQKLRCRVNFSGLRFTSQIEELGKKVVNILRKHGPFLVLHLRYEMDMLAFSGCTQGCNIEEVEELTRMRYTYPWWKEKEIDSDLKRKEGLCPMTPEETALSLRSLKIDRNIQIYIAAGEIYGGKRRMASLAAAFPNLVRKEMLLDPLELGFFQNHSSQMAALDYYVSLESDIFIPTYDGNMARVVEGHRRYLGFKKTIRLDRKVLIDLIDRYREGSLNWDEFSNMVKEVHADRMGRPMRRVMISDKPKEEEYFYANPYECLDS, via the exons ATGTGTTTTAGGTTAGTTGAAAACTGTGAGGAGCAGGTGATAGTGAATAAAATGGGTGGTTGGGTGACATTCACAGGTGGTGGAGAAGGTAATAAAGGATATAAATCAAGTTTGATGGTATCATCACAAGCTAAAATGATATTGTGGATGACAAGGGGTATGACAAGTTTGTTGATATGGATCTGTGTTGTTCAATTATTAACTGTTGGTGAAGTTTGGGGTCCAAAATTGTTAAAAACTTGGCCTTCTTGTTATACACCTCCAAAAACTAACATTAAATCTTCTTTTATTGAATCTAAAGTGACTCTTCCTCCTAAAA GGGCTTACAAGAACAATGGTTATCTTATGGTTTCTTGCAATGGAGGACTTAACCAAATGCGAGGAGCA ATATGTGACATGGTTGCAGTTGCTAGATACTTAAATGTCACACTTATTGTTCCAGAATTGGATAAATCGTCATTTTGGGCTGATCCTAG TGACTTCGAAGACATCTTTGATGTTGATCATTTTATTAAATCCTTAAGAAACGAGGTTCGGATATTAAAGGAGCTTCCTCCAAGGGTTAAAAGACGAGTTGAACTCGGAAATTTTCACTCTTTGGCGCCAATTAGTTGGTCCGACATTTCATATTATCATAATCAG ATTCTTCCTCTAATACGGAGGTATAAAGTTGTACATCTAAATAGAACTGACGCTCGACTTGCTAACAACGGACTCCCTTTAGAGATTCAGAAACTTCGTTGTCGAGTAAATTTTAGCGGTTTGAGATTTACGTCACAAATCGAGGAATTAGGTAAAAAAGTTGTGAATATCCTTAGGAAACACGGGCCGTTTTTGGTTCTTCATCTTAGATATGAAATGGATATGTTGGCTTTTTCGGGATGCACACAAGGCTGCAACATTGAAGAAGTAGAAGAATTAACAAGAATGAG ATACACTTATCCGTGGTGGAAAGAGAAAGAAATCGATTCGGATCTCAAAAGAAAAGAAGGGTTGTGTCCTATGACACCAGAAGAAACTGCTTTGAGTTTACGATCATTAAAAATTGATCGAAACATTCAAATATATATTGCTGCGGGTGAAATCTATGGTGGGAAACGGCGTATGGCTAGTTTAGCTGCAGCGTTCCCAAATCTG gTTCGAAAGGAGATGCTGCTGGACCCGTTGGAGCTTGGGTTCTTTCAAAACCATTCGTCACAAATGGCTGCACTTGATTATTACGTTTCGTTAGAAAGTGATATTTTTATTCCAACATATGATGGAAACATGGCTAGAGTCGTTGAAGGCCATAGAAG ATACTTGGGGTTTAAAAAGACCATTCGGCTTGATAGAAAAGTCTTGATTGACTTAATCGACCGATACCGTGAAGGCTCATTGAACTGGGATGAGTTTTCAAACATGGTCAAAGAAGTGCACGCAGATCGAATGGGTCGACCAATGCGGCGGGTAATGATCTCTGATAAACCGAAGGAAGAAGAATATTTCTACGCAAACCCATATGAGTGTTTGGATTCATGA